A region from the Cellvibrio sp. PSBB006 genome encodes:
- a CDS encoding DUF1631 domain-containing protein, protein MKIMDKNFGKSSLNKPGSDREQPMTPTLTEQQVVQHLKHCRDLTRSFAYRAFPHFWQQWLKVMMEHAERARSNKEQVALFEIQNLLNAVQQAAEHEFSQHLGNGFVKFKNKTLNTLTGEERFSGDMLSLVEHSDLEETIAITSITHRADAFYAEPLWALHQRLALLNDGEKLDERSNPASPVQFCEALRKVLASLEVDVKTKIIGYKTFDQEVIGKLDVLYDEMNHYLIGHQLLPNLKFVAVNQEGATAPGHAKAGENAQDNELDESQQRRRASDRLLTGELSPSDVQYQSSLFGAIRLLQAHVNRQVASTATNVPQAFTAQQLLHASGIGGGNPAVMNAPVQPTQILTNEQLVGVLQHLQAQALSATQQVMAANPSPANLNLVALPPQTVGDISLQMLQQIASQREDGAVTSTDMQTIDLVGMLFEYMLSDDHLPDSIKALLSYLHTPFLKIAFIDKGFFEQPEHPARVLLNSLAEAGVRWVGNDGSEQHDIYTKIKTTVFRLLEEFKNDVRIFAELLLEFNAYTHNVARRQELMERRAMEKVQGEEKLREAKLQVNQEVRNRTDHRELPSAILLLLLQPWSDYMSFVLLRYGDNSDSWRRSLEVVDQLLWSIEPKTLQIDKQRQIELHVPLMAALERGFETIGYEQGKGRKLIEAVISLQKMALQSRKAEPAPAPMRTKLESMAAEKAGQMVAANDPVTPEEAKIVDSLKMIEFGTWFEFEGGKRLKVAWYNKKTQHYMLVDQQGRKVSLSAGLQLARDMIAGKAKVIIGSTKPFFERALENIYQTLNERAETLKVGTAQ, encoded by the coding sequence ATGAAAATTATGGATAAGAATTTCGGTAAATCTTCCTTAAATAAGCCGGGGAGCGATCGAGAACAGCCGATGACGCCAACATTAACTGAGCAACAGGTTGTTCAGCACCTCAAGCATTGCCGCGACCTGACCCGGAGTTTTGCCTACCGCGCATTCCCCCATTTTTGGCAGCAATGGCTCAAGGTCATGATGGAACATGCCGAGCGCGCCCGTTCCAACAAAGAGCAAGTCGCCTTATTCGAAATTCAAAACCTGCTCAATGCCGTGCAGCAAGCAGCGGAACATGAGTTCAGCCAACATCTGGGCAACGGCTTCGTTAAATTCAAGAACAAAACCCTTAACACCCTGACCGGCGAAGAACGCTTCAGTGGCGATATGTTATCGCTGGTCGAGCATTCCGACCTCGAAGAAACTATCGCCATCACCTCCATCACCCATCGCGCCGACGCCTTTTATGCTGAACCTTTATGGGCACTGCACCAGCGTTTAGCGCTGTTGAATGATGGCGAAAAGCTGGACGAACGCAGTAATCCCGCGAGCCCGGTACAATTTTGCGAGGCCCTGCGCAAAGTGCTTGCCAGCCTGGAGGTGGACGTTAAAACCAAGATCATCGGCTACAAAACCTTTGATCAGGAAGTTATTGGCAAGCTGGATGTGCTTTATGACGAGATGAACCATTACCTAATCGGCCACCAGCTGTTGCCCAACCTGAAGTTTGTAGCGGTAAATCAGGAAGGCGCTACGGCTCCGGGTCATGCCAAGGCCGGTGAAAACGCGCAGGATAATGAACTGGATGAGAGCCAGCAGCGCCGCCGCGCCAGTGATCGCTTGCTAACCGGCGAACTCAGCCCCAGCGATGTGCAATACCAATCCAGCCTGTTTGGCGCTATCCGTTTATTGCAGGCACACGTGAATCGCCAGGTGGCCAGCACCGCAACGAATGTGCCCCAGGCATTTACCGCCCAACAATTGCTTCACGCCAGCGGTATCGGCGGCGGCAACCCCGCCGTGATGAATGCACCGGTGCAACCCACACAAATCCTCACCAATGAACAACTGGTTGGCGTATTGCAACATCTCCAGGCCCAGGCGCTGAGCGCCACTCAGCAGGTGATGGCCGCTAACCCCAGCCCCGCCAACCTGAACCTGGTCGCCCTGCCGCCGCAAACCGTGGGTGATATCAGCCTGCAAATGCTGCAACAAATCGCGTCCCAGCGCGAAGACGGTGCGGTGACCTCTACGGATATGCAGACCATTGATCTGGTGGGGATGTTGTTTGAATACATGCTCTCGGACGATCACCTGCCTGATTCCATCAAGGCATTGTTGAGCTACCTGCACACGCCGTTTCTCAAGATCGCCTTTATCGACAAAGGCTTTTTTGAGCAACCGGAACACCCGGCACGCGTGTTGTTGAACAGCCTCGCCGAAGCCGGTGTGCGCTGGGTCGGCAACGACGGCAGCGAGCAGCACGATATCTACACCAAGATCAAAACCACGGTCTTCCGCCTGTTGGAAGAATTCAAGAACGATGTGCGCATCTTCGCCGAATTACTGCTGGAATTTAACGCCTACACCCACAACGTCGCCCGCCGTCAGGAGCTGATGGAGCGTCGCGCGATGGAGAAAGTGCAAGGTGAAGAAAAATTGCGCGAAGCCAAATTGCAAGTAAACCAGGAAGTCCGCAACCGCACCGATCACCGCGAGCTGCCCTCGGCTATTTTGTTGTTACTGTTGCAACCCTGGTCCGACTACATGTCCTTTGTGTTGCTGCGCTACGGCGATAACTCCGACAGCTGGCGCCGTTCGCTGGAAGTGGTCGATCAGTTGCTGTGGAGCATCGAGCCCAAAACCCTGCAGATCGACAAGCAACGCCAGATTGAATTGCACGTACCGCTGATGGCTGCGCTGGAGCGCGGCTTTGAAACCATCGGTTACGAACAGGGCAAAGGTCGCAAATTGATCGAAGCGGTCATCTCTTTACAAAAAATGGCACTGCAAAGTCGCAAAGCTGAGCCTGCACCGGCGCCAATGCGGACTAAACTGGAAAGTATGGCGGCAGAAAAAGCCGGACAAATGGTTGCCGCCAACGACCCGGTCACGCCGGAAGAAGCCAAGATTGTCGATAGCCTGAAGATGATTGAGTTTGGCACCTGGTTTGAATTCGAAGGTGGCAAACGCCTGAAAGTAGCCTGGTACAACAAGAAAACCCAGCATTACATGCTGGTGGATCAGCAGGGGCGTAAAGTCTCCCTGAGTGCCGGCTTACAACTCGCCCGCGACATGATCGCGGGCAAGGCCAAAGTCATCATCGGCAGCACCAAACCCTTCTTCGAACGTGCACTGGAAAATATTTACCAGACGCTCAACGAGCGTGCAGAGACGTTAAAGGTCGGGACAGCCCAATAA
- a CDS encoding PilZ domain-containing protein: MTGISNDRALQRHGINGAVDVYDSLRDVYIGRLVNIHSEGLMIIGDVRLEEDKLYKLDLHLPEHLNGRNSIHIGVDCLWTRNADYNGKHWAGFKIIDISPQGAEDIEALVGLLGEG; this comes from the coding sequence ATGACAGGAATATCCAACGACCGGGCGCTACAGCGCCACGGTATCAATGGCGCCGTCGATGTATACGACAGCCTGCGCGACGTATACATCGGCCGACTGGTCAACATCCACAGCGAAGGCCTGATGATCATCGGCGACGTGCGCCTCGAAGAAGACAAACTCTATAAACTCGACCTGCACCTGCCGGAACATCTCAACGGCCGCAACTCCATCCACATCGGCGTAGACTGCCTCTGGACCCGCAACGCCGACTACAACGGCAAACACTGGGCCGGTTTTAAAATTATTGATATCTCACCGCAGGGTGCGGAAGATATTGAGGCTTTGGTGGGGTTGTTGGGGGAGGGGTGA
- a CDS encoding cold shock domain-containing protein, giving the protein MQHKGILAKWNDDRGFGFIKHSETEMVFIHISAVKKMPRRPKEGDTLFYDITTDESGKKKAACVTIEGLQRVSYSHKKKPKSGKFSWAPIIIVVICVLAVFYYKKDKPYSLPTSNSFNTTTPGIKFSCQGKTHCSQMTSCEEAMFYLANCPNQQTDGNGDGEPCESQWCN; this is encoded by the coding sequence ATGCAACATAAAGGAATACTTGCCAAATGGAATGACGACAGAGGTTTCGGCTTCATAAAACATAGTGAAACCGAGATGGTATTTATCCATATTTCTGCTGTGAAAAAGATGCCGAGACGGCCAAAAGAAGGCGATACGTTGTTCTATGACATCACTACTGATGAGTCTGGAAAGAAAAAAGCAGCATGTGTAACGATAGAAGGGCTACAAAGAGTTTCTTATTCACACAAGAAAAAGCCAAAAAGTGGAAAGTTCAGTTGGGCACCAATTATTATCGTAGTCATTTGTGTGCTGGCCGTTTTTTATTACAAAAAAGATAAGCCCTATTCTCTGCCAACAAGCAACAGCTTCAATACAACAACGCCCGGTATTAAGTTCTCCTGCCAAGGAAAAACACATTGCTCACAGATGACGTCGTGTGAAGAGGCCATGTTTTATCTAGCAAATTGTCCCAATCAACAGACTGATGGTAATGGCGATGGCGAGCCATGTGAAAGTCAGTGGTGCAATTAG
- a CDS encoding SDR family NAD(P)-dependent oxidoreductase has product MRLINKVALVTGSTQGIGLGIAERLAKEGADIIIAGRIEDERSIAAAEQVRAHGRRVCVLAGDISDVATCRYLIAEGVARMGSIDILINNAGVEKSAPFWEMTEAHFDRTMSVNLKGAFFTAQAFVQHLRDTERGGKIINISSVHEELPFPNFTAYCASKGALKMMARNLAIELAPLGITVNNIAPGAIETPMNKNLLNNPALLEKLLCNIPLRRLGQPEDVAGLAAFLASADADYVTGSTFYVDGGLLWNYTEQ; this is encoded by the coding sequence ATGAGACTGATCAATAAAGTGGCTTTGGTAACCGGCAGCACGCAGGGTATAGGCTTGGGTATTGCCGAGCGCCTGGCAAAAGAAGGGGCCGATATCATTATTGCCGGGCGCATCGAAGATGAACGTTCTATTGCGGCAGCTGAACAGGTTCGGGCTCACGGTCGTCGCGTGTGCGTACTGGCTGGGGATATCTCCGACGTGGCAACCTGCCGGTATTTGATTGCTGAGGGCGTGGCGCGGATGGGATCAATTGATATTCTGATCAATAATGCCGGGGTAGAAAAGTCTGCGCCTTTCTGGGAGATGACGGAAGCGCATTTTGATCGCACCATGAGCGTCAATCTAAAAGGCGCGTTCTTCACCGCCCAAGCTTTCGTGCAACATCTGCGCGATACAGAGCGTGGAGGAAAAATTATTAATATCAGCTCCGTTCACGAAGAATTACCTTTCCCAAACTTTACTGCCTATTGCGCGAGTAAAGGTGCACTCAAGATGATGGCGCGCAATCTGGCCATTGAGTTGGCGCCTCTCGGCATTACTGTCAACAACATCGCACCGGGCGCCATTGAAACGCCTATGAATAAAAATTTACTCAACAACCCCGCGCTACTGGAAAAGCTGCTGTGCAATATTCCGCTACGGCGCCTCGGGCAGCCGGAAGATGTCGCTGGTTTAGCGGCATTCCTCGCATCAGCGGATGCAGACTATGTTACCGGTTCAACCTTTTATGTTGATGGAGGCCTGTTGTGGAATTATACGGAGCAGTAA
- the treF gene encoding alpha,alpha-trehalase TreF — MELYGAVIPTADDEPVDADDIQHLLPPDTLTPADRYQELFVAVQMNEIFSDSKTFVDCVPRHDPEYILNEYRANCAREDFDLRQFVLDNFTAEEAPPDCFVANRELSLAEHIDSLWDVLTRRPRKHPKRSSLLALPHDYVVPGGRFSELYYWDSYFTMLGLLDRKRSDLLRSMADNFAYLIDTYGHVPNGTRNYYLSRSQPPVFCLMVDLFETGGIHKALDYLPQLRKEYAFWMDGADDLRPGEAHRRCVRMADGAWLNRYWDDRDGPREESYFEDVTTARASTRPAHDVYRDLRAAAESGWDFSSRWQTDPHSLATIRTTAIVPVDLNCLLFKLERQIARLCAQAGEIQAADDFIQRANDRQTAINKYFWRESEGAYMDYDWQLQQQRDNLTAATVVPLFVEMASPEQANAVADTIRQRLLAPGGISTTELGHTGQQWDRPNGWAPLQWLAIRGLLNYCHTDLAAEIREHWLTIVAELYRAEGKLVEKYVLRPTLEHAKGGEYPLQDGFGWTNGVTARLLRDDPAHSANRCHAIL; from the coding sequence GTGGAATTATACGGAGCAGTAATCCCCACCGCTGATGATGAGCCGGTTGATGCTGACGATATTCAACATTTATTACCACCCGACACCCTGACGCCAGCAGACCGCTATCAAGAACTGTTTGTCGCGGTACAGATGAACGAGATATTTTCCGATAGCAAAACTTTTGTGGACTGTGTGCCGCGCCATGATCCTGAATACATTCTCAATGAATATCGCGCAAATTGCGCGCGCGAGGATTTTGACTTACGGCAGTTTGTGCTCGACAACTTTACCGCCGAGGAAGCGCCGCCCGATTGTTTTGTTGCCAACCGTGAGCTGAGCCTGGCAGAACATATCGATAGCCTGTGGGATGTATTAACCCGCCGTCCGCGCAAACATCCCAAACGTTCATCATTGCTCGCATTGCCCCATGATTATGTTGTCCCCGGTGGACGTTTTAGTGAGCTGTATTATTGGGATTCCTATTTCACTATGCTCGGACTGCTCGACCGCAAACGGTCGGACTTGCTACGATCCATGGCTGATAATTTTGCCTACCTCATCGACACCTACGGCCATGTGCCTAATGGCACCCGCAACTATTACCTGAGCCGGTCACAGCCGCCGGTGTTTTGCCTGATGGTGGATTTATTTGAAACCGGCGGCATTCACAAAGCGCTTGATTATTTACCGCAGCTGCGTAAGGAATACGCCTTCTGGATGGATGGTGCAGACGATTTGCGTCCGGGCGAAGCGCATCGCCGTTGCGTGCGCATGGCCGACGGTGCGTGGTTAAATCGCTATTGGGATGATCGCGATGGTCCGCGCGAGGAATCTTATTTCGAAGACGTGACCACCGCACGCGCATCAACCCGCCCGGCCCACGATGTCTATCGCGATTTACGCGCGGCAGCAGAATCCGGATGGGATTTCAGTTCGCGCTGGCAAACCGATCCGCATTCATTAGCAACCATTCGTACCACGGCCATTGTGCCGGTGGATCTTAATTGCCTGCTGTTTAAGCTGGAGCGGCAGATCGCCCGCCTGTGCGCGCAAGCTGGTGAAATACAGGCAGCGGATGATTTTATTCAGCGCGCGAATGACCGTCAGACCGCGATCAATAAATACTTCTGGCGAGAGAGTGAAGGCGCCTACATGGATTACGATTGGCAATTGCAACAACAGCGTGACAATTTAACCGCAGCTACAGTGGTCCCGTTGTTTGTCGAGATGGCCAGCCCTGAACAAGCCAACGCGGTGGCCGATACCATCCGCCAGCGCCTGCTCGCACCGGGCGGAATCTCAACCACGGAATTAGGACACACCGGCCAACAATGGGACCGCCCCAATGGCTGGGCACCACTGCAATGGCTCGCGATTCGCGGGCTGCTTAATTACTGTCACACCGATCTGGCCGCTGAAATTCGCGAGCACTGGTTGACGATAGTCGCCGAGCTGTATCGGGCGGAGGGCAAGCTGGTGGAAAAATATGTACTGCGCCCGACGCTTGAACACGCGAAGGGCGGGGAATACCCGCTACAGGATGGCTTTGGTTGGACCAACGGCGTTACCGCAAGATTATTGCGGGATGATCCGGCGCATAGTGCGAATCGTTGCCACGCGATTCTATAA
- a CDS encoding N-acetylmuramoyl-L-alanine amidase — MTTTWEQRLLRADMANVDYEYALWSPAGNFRIPSTPRTIRYIIIHITGGPAHDERNALNTFRAGPASAHYIVNRQGRVVQTVREAHIANHVDNLNSQTNRESIGIEHVNPWNPSERLYPTDAQYIASARLVAKLCHQYNIPVTHSLVPHTPGIRGHKEEAPHSTHDSCPNPAWNWDRYVGMVRSLRMETFNEMIHTLAT, encoded by the coding sequence ATGACAACGACATGGGAACAACGTCTGTTACGCGCCGATATGGCGAATGTAGATTATGAATATGCGTTATGGTCACCGGCGGGAAATTTTCGCATCCCATCAACGCCGCGCACGATTCGTTACATCATTATTCATATTACCGGTGGCCCGGCGCACGATGAACGCAATGCGTTAAATACCTTCAGGGCCGGCCCCGCCAGTGCACACTATATTGTGAATCGCCAGGGCCGCGTGGTACAGACGGTGCGCGAGGCGCATATCGCCAATCACGTTGATAACCTGAATTCCCAAACCAATCGGGAAAGCATCGGGATTGAACATGTTAACCCGTGGAATCCTAGCGAGCGGTTATATCCAACAGATGCACAGTATATTGCTTCAGCGCGTTTGGTGGCCAAGCTTTGCCATCAATACAACATCCCGGTAACACACTCTTTGGTTCCCCATACACCGGGAATTCGTGGTCACAAAGAAGAAGCGCCGCATTCAACCCACGATAGCTGTCCGAATCCGGCGTGGAACTGGGATCGTTATGTCGGCATGGTTCGTAGTTTGCGTATGGAAACATTTAACGAAATGATTCACACCTTGGCTACTTAG
- a CDS encoding heme-degrading domain-containing protein: MDIIAPTIILKMPIMNTDILNALLMQEDELQLHYFNHRTAWELGNLIKLAADKLSAAVAIEIYAFEQVLFSYAMQGTAKDHQEWLRRKRQSVLRFGHSSYYQGQYNASKNRDFEAQPHIDPKEYCAHGGSFPIRVKNSGMVGAVTVSGLPQEMDHQLVIDGLREVIKQQFEMV; this comes from the coding sequence TTGGATATAATAGCGCCGACCATTATTTTGAAGATGCCAATTATGAACACTGACATATTGAACGCATTGCTAATGCAGGAAGATGAACTTCAGCTGCATTACTTTAATCACCGCACCGCCTGGGAGTTGGGCAATCTAATCAAACTAGCTGCTGATAAGCTTTCAGCAGCGGTGGCGATTGAGATATATGCGTTTGAGCAGGTGCTTTTTAGTTATGCCATGCAGGGCACTGCTAAAGACCATCAGGAATGGTTACGGCGTAAACGCCAATCTGTGCTGCGCTTCGGGCATAGCTCTTATTACCAAGGCCAGTACAACGCATCAAAGAATCGCGATTTTGAAGCCCAGCCACATATTGATCCAAAAGAATATTGTGCTCACGGTGGATCGTTTCCAATTCGAGTTAAAAACAGCGGCATGGTCGGTGCCGTAACCGTATCGGGTTTGCCACAGGAGATGGATCACCAACTGGTGATTGATGGGTTGCGTGAGGTAATAAAGCAGCAGTTTGAAATGGTCTGA
- a CDS encoding penicillin-insensitive murein endopeptidase, translating to MKKILPILILFTSIAVAEESTCYGITSDGRLENGVKLPASGTNFEGYSTIARAAGRTYVHSHVSEIILAAYKSLETTNPDKVFKYAETGFEEGGQFKPHKTHRNGLSVDFMVSVIDKTGKSVHLPTHPFNKFGYNIEFGNDGTYEEFTIDYEAMAAHIVALHKESIKRGYDLWRVIFDPQLQPNLFKTKHGNYLAKNIQFSKKPSWVRHDEHYHVDFAIPCK from the coding sequence TGCAGAGGAAAGCACCTGCTATGGAATCACTTCCGATGGAAGATTAGAAAACGGGGTTAAACTTCCTGCGTCAGGAACTAACTTTGAAGGATATAGCACAATAGCGAGAGCAGCTGGTCGAACCTATGTTCATTCCCATGTAAGTGAAATCATTCTAGCTGCATACAAAAGTCTCGAAACCACAAATCCAGATAAAGTATTTAAATATGCCGAAACGGGTTTTGAAGAGGGAGGGCAGTTTAAACCTCACAAAACTCACAGAAATGGCCTGTCTGTAGACTTTATGGTTTCAGTCATAGATAAAACTGGCAAGTCCGTCCATTTACCGACTCATCCCTTTAACAAATTCGGTTACAACATTGAATTTGGCAATGATGGAACTTATGAAGAATTCACGATAGATTATGAGGCAATGGCTGCCCATATTGTCGCACTGCATAAAGAGTCAATAAAACGAGGCTATGATTTGTGGCGGGTAATTTTTGACCCACAGTTGCAACCGAACCTTTTCAAAACCAAACATGGGAACTATCTGGCTAAAAATATCCAGTTTTCAAAAAAACCTTCTTGGGTACGGCATGACGAGCATTATCATGTGGATTTCGCAATTCCTTGCAAGTAG